In Indicator indicator isolate 239-I01 chromosome 16, UM_Iind_1.1, whole genome shotgun sequence, one genomic interval encodes:
- the LOC128972291 gene encoding uncharacterized protein LOC128972291 isoform X2, which translates to MGIISSISRCLSWVPSCLAACWARAVLFWKACTSCAFIGERVPAFETIHFLLHKGTPGQEEVLEEVAEAALQPGDMVLFPLNEYGSCSSLFTHAAVYLGEAEVIHFQNTNVRRNIGQICKEGFHALKRARGKCQMYRKRGGMDLKEFHSNVREAMKSTGSYHPGTNNCIHFALWLLGLEDFYVDLVEISDADGRERLSSCSVM; encoded by the exons ATGGGAATC ATCTCGAGCATTTCTCGATGCCTCAGCTGGGTGCCATCctgcctggcagcctgctgggcTCGGGCAGTGTTGTTTTGGAAGGCTTGTACCAGTTGTGCCTTCATAGGCGAGCGTGTGCCAGCCTTTGAGACGATTCACTTCCTGCTGCACAAGGGCAcccctgggcaggaggaggtcttggaggaggtggcagaggcagcactgcagcccgGGGACATGGTGCTCTTCCCCCTGAACGAGTatggctcctgcagctccctcttcACACACGCAGCTGTCTACCTTGGGGAGGCAGAGGTCATACACTTCCAGA ACACGAATGTCCGGAGAAACATTGGTCAGATCTGCAAGGAAGGCTTCCACGCCCTGAAAAGGGCCAGGGGGAAATGCCAGATGTACCGGAAAAGAGGTGGGATGGACCTGAAGGAATTCCATAGCAACGTGAGGGAGGCAAtgaagagcacaggcagctaTCACCCAGGCACCAACAACTGCATCCACTTTGCCCTCTGGCTTCTGGGCTTGGAGGATTTCTACGTGGACCTG GTGGAAATCTCAGATGCAGATGGCAGAGAGAGGCT GAGTTCATGTTCTGTGATGTGA
- the LOC128972291 gene encoding uncharacterized protein LOC128972291 isoform X1, which yields MGIVISSISRCLSWVPSCLAACWARAVLFWKACTSCAFIGERVPAFETIHFLLHKGTPGQEEVLEEVAEAALQPGDMVLFPLNEYGSCSSLFTHAAVYLGEAEVIHFQNTNVRRNIGQICKEGFHALKRARGKCQMYRKRGGMDLKEFHSNVREAMKSTGSYHPGTNNCIHFALWLLGLEDFYVDLVEISDADGRERLSSCSVM from the exons ATGGGAATCGTG ATCTCGAGCATTTCTCGATGCCTCAGCTGGGTGCCATCctgcctggcagcctgctgggcTCGGGCAGTGTTGTTTTGGAAGGCTTGTACCAGTTGTGCCTTCATAGGCGAGCGTGTGCCAGCCTTTGAGACGATTCACTTCCTGCTGCACAAGGGCAcccctgggcaggaggaggtcttggaggaggtggcagaggcagcactgcagcccgGGGACATGGTGCTCTTCCCCCTGAACGAGTatggctcctgcagctccctcttcACACACGCAGCTGTCTACCTTGGGGAGGCAGAGGTCATACACTTCCAGA ACACGAATGTCCGGAGAAACATTGGTCAGATCTGCAAGGAAGGCTTCCACGCCCTGAAAAGGGCCAGGGGGAAATGCCAGATGTACCGGAAAAGAGGTGGGATGGACCTGAAGGAATTCCATAGCAACGTGAGGGAGGCAAtgaagagcacaggcagctaTCACCCAGGCACCAACAACTGCATCCACTTTGCCCTCTGGCTTCTGGGCTTGGAGGATTTCTACGTGGACCTG GTGGAAATCTCAGATGCAGATGGCAGAGAGAGGCT GAGTTCATGTTCTGTGATGTGA